accagGAGGAAATATGAACATGTTTACCTGTGGGAAGAATGAAGCTTACAGGGGAAAGCCAAAATCTTTCATTGCCTTTCTCACAGACATCTAAGAGAGATCTTTACACCTTCTaaggaagggctgatgctgaagctgaaactccagtactttggccacctcatgcgaagagctgactcattggaaaagaccctgatgctgggagggattgggggcagaaggagaaggggacaacagaggatgagatggctggatggcatcaccgactcgatggacatgagtttgagtaaactctgggagttggtgatggacagggaggcctggcgtgctgcagtccatggggtcacaaagagtcggacacaactgagcaactgaactgaactgaactgaactgaaggccctCAAGGGAAAAAACTAAATGGAAGCCCTCTCAAATAAAAAGCCCCCAAgagctataaaactcttatgcCTCAGAGGACACATAGATATAGGCCCCAGTTCCTCCCTTAGGCTTGAGGAAGACTGTAACCACCGTGAAAAACCTGACTGGTCAAAAACTgagtacagtgtgtgtgtgcacacttagttgtgtccgactccttgtaaccctatggagtgtagcctgctggactcctatgtccatggaattctccaggcaagaatatgggagtgggttgccattcccttccccagaggctcttccggacccagcaatcaaacccacatcttgtgtgtctcctgcactgacaagcggattctataccatctgaggcaccaaggaagcccctgagtACAgggtgtgtgtgaaagtcactcagtcgtgtccaactctttgcgactgtatagtccatggaattctccaggccagaacactggagtgggtagccattctcttctccaggggatcttcccaacacagggatcaaacccaggtctcccacattgcaggtgagtACAGTGTActatgaaaattaaaaggaaaatggcaTTGGGAGGCCAGCAGGGGGAGCTCTCCTGCACACACAGTGTCAATACAGATCCCAACAGGAAGAGACTCACCTTGCATCTCCTACAGAAGTGATACTACTTTACTACTACCAGAAGGAGGAAGATTTTCTCCTAGCCTGACAACAGTTCAACCAATGAGAGACTGTCACAACTCAGCCAAAGAAAACCCTCTATGTTCTGAACTCCCAATTTCCTCTAGTCAACTTTCTATTTATAACAAACCCTCCcaacttccctttctcctttttataaagacttttctctcctttgccttgcCAGACTTGCATGATATTTGCTATAGCTGCATGTCCTgtattctctgctgcccccagaTAAAGCCATTTTGCTGGTAAAataattgggttgtttttactgttttaagtTAACAGTACCCAAACAAACCTTAGCAACCTCTCTATTCTGCTCCTATATTTAAAACTTCACTTATACTATCTCGTTTTCTGAAGATGCCATGAAATGAGCCATCAAACTGGCACAATATGAGATTAAGACTTGGCAGCCTTATCACTAGTCTCTGAGCCCTTAAGAGGATATACCCTAGAAATAAGGCCACTGGTTGCTGTCCCAAGACGTTAAATAGACCAAAAATTCCTTGCTAAAAATCTTTCACtgaaattaacactttcactgtttgAGCTTTAAATTTTGTGTGccataaaatggaaatacataATAGTTACTTTCCTCAAGACCACTCCTCTACACTTAGGTTATGAATGATCAAGGAGGAAGGAgaattatcatattttaaatgaagaattttaatcTAGAAGGAAGCACAGAGTAGAtgctaaaatataaatacaccattataaacatatttttaaaaatccgtACAAGaacctgttttacagataaaataactcatcatcttaaaaaaaggaaaaaaagaaaaacctttgcaATATTGCAAACATATTTTACATTGGTTAAATTAAACACAATGTTCAAGCAAAACCAATCTACACCGAAGTCAGGATAACAGTTATCCTGGGTCGGGGGAAGGGGTTGCAATGGGAGGGAGCACAGAGAGATTTCTAGGAGTCCTAGTAATACAGCTTCTTGATCTAAAAGATAGTTACAGAGGTGACTTCAGTTTGTGAAATTTATCAAGCTTATAATTCTCTACATATCTTAAACATCTATAAAGAATTAAAAACGACAACAAATCCATGTTCATAGATCTCAGGGTGTCAAGAACCGTCTGGAAAGACAAGCTACAGCCAATGTTTTAGCGTGTTTAAGCtgaaaataagacatttaaacttaggtagataaaaaataatacataagtaGGATAaggtcttaaaaagaaaaataaacaaatttaagagCCAGTTTCAAATCTTGTCTAACAGTAGAAACCCAGGCAAGCAGTAGAACtttctcttaatttaaaaaacttattttttaatctcagtgcctttgttttaaatattcattccAAACTGAGGCATGCTGTTTTAAACTtctaaaggtgattttttttaatagtgcaaaataaaaatggaaagttcACTGGACAAAATTTTTCACCTTCTATAATAAGTATAGTCATTATAGAATACAAAAATGGGAATTTGAGGAATGGTATATTTAATTCCATggaaaaatttgatttttttcattaaagctAAGTAGCTTtatcctcagccataaaaaaaaaaaaaagaatgccattagcagcaacatgggtggagtTTGATTATCATACTGATGAAGAAAGCCAGAAAAAGacacatatcatatgatatcacttacatgtgggatctaaaatatgatacaaatgaatttatttacaaaaaaagaaacaagacgCACAGACATAGatataaacttatggttaccaaaggagaggTGGGGTGGATAAAttatgagtttgggattagcagatataaactactatatatgtatatatagagagagatagatatataaaatagataaataacaaggacctactgtatagcaaggcaactatactcaatattatataataacctataagggaaagaaatctgaaatatatataggtatatacatatataaatagctgaatcactttactgtataccaaaatctagcacaacactgtaaatcaactatgctttgaTTTAAAACatgttacttaaaaaatttttttgattaagTAGCTTTAACTTTAGGATATTATTgtgtaataattataaatactgGTTGATGTCTTTTATAAAATGGTTCAAGGATAACCTGGCAATTATATGAATATAAGGCAAATTTCAATTAGAACTTTCTGGGTACCGTTTAAAGGCATAATATCTGACACATTTTCCAggtctttttttaattgtatattattttaatatactctagttatattttattgtatCCTTAATTGATTTTGTAAAGTCCAAATTTATATAGTATTAAGATAATGGatatctgtatttttcaaaatgcttttgagACAGTTCTACACTATGTTTAtctgtaattaaaataatattaataacaaaaagcaagtctgaatttggggagattttatttattaaaggtaGCCAGACATGTatataccactgaactgtacactttaaaatggctaagataaataaataaataaataaataaaatggctaAGATATAAATTTcaccatataaaataaaagttttagttaaaatttaaacaaattctgttatgaaataacaaaattaaatcaCAAGAAGATGAACAACAAGAAATTAAATCAAAAAACTTTTGAAAGGGGTACAACAGACAAAAAGGTCACATACtctatgattctacttatatgaaatgttcagaacaggcaaatctatagacaAAAAATAGATTCGTGCTTAACTTAGGCCTGAAGGGGTGCTATTGGGGGAAAATGGGAAGTGACTGCTAACAGGTACTGAGTTTCCTttgagggtgatgaaaatgttctaaaattaacttTAATGAGGGCTGCACAATTCCGCGCGTATACTAAAAGCCATTAAACTGTACATGCTAAATGGGTAAACTGTATAACCtgcaattatatcttaataattctgatatttaaaaaaaaaaaaattaggtggaGTAATCACCCAGCTTTTGACTGGTGAaaactctttcttcttcctgagaGCAATGTTTACCAAGTAACAAAGGTTTTATATCATAACATTCCAAGTCTGATGCCCCATTTCTACCTCATCTCTCCTGGGTGCCAGGGTAAGTCACTGAAGTGTGGTAACCCTCATACCTCACGTATCACCCATCTCTTCTTCTATAAAAGGAGAATAACAAGGGTTGTTgggaagaataaaataactacaAAAAGCCTCCAGAACAACGGCAGGCAAACAGATGCTGTTCATTAACAGCTTGAAGACTTTACTTAAAAACTAAGTAGATCAGGTCTATGCAGAGTaatgaagcaaagaaaagaaaatgcaaactctGTCAAGTCATGCCTCCAGTCACGGCCCATTCAGGTCGGAGGAGGAAAAGAGTATCTTCAGACCtatctttcactttaatcacGCCTCTCCATTTCTACAGTTATTTCATAcacaaattcaaattttacttcTTAATCCACCAAactgaaacttttcttttttgcttttgacTCATTTTCCTTGGGCGTCCCTCGTGACTCAGATGGTttagaatctgccggcaatgcgagagacatgggttcgttctctgggttgggaagataccctggagaagggaatggctacccactccagtattcttgcctggagaattccatggacagaagggcctggcaggctatagcccatggggtcacaaagagttggacacaactgagtgactttcacttcacttcacttcattttctttacctAATTTCACGAGAATAATGAAGAAAGAAgcattctctctcctctcctatCATAAACTGTCTGAGGCCaattaactaaagaaaaatttgCTCAACTATCTGTATCCAATACCTCCGCTAGAAGTCCAGGAGCTCAGGAATGGTGGTTTTACCCAAAATCTTTTCACATACAGAAGAAACAGCTCCATGATTAAAAAGGACAGGATAGATCTACACATCCTAACACTGAATATTGTTCAAAATGTTCTAAGGGGGGGGGGAAAGTCACAAAttagtatatatagtataataccatttatgaaatattattaGTTAACTAATTTGtggtatgtgtttatatatacagaTGTGCATAAGTAGAAAAATCTGGAAGAATATACAGCATCTCCAAAAATCAGCACTAGGCCTTACTGAAAGAAAGACTATGAGGTCTTTGACTGTCTACCTTCAACGTTTCTGaattgtttgaaaattttataacaagaatgttttacttttataatcaaGACCAAAATTTGCTAAAgggaataaaagacaaaattgaaAGAACTACAGCCAAATTGCAGAACTCCAGCTTTTATCCCTATTTCTCCAACCTTCTACCCACACACCACCACTTAAGAAGATGCCAGTCTACTCAAACACTATGGAAGCCTTTCTCcccacaggaaaaaaatggcCCAATTCTCCAATAGCCTCCTCTACCCTCAGGAGAACACAAGAATACCAGAGCCATGACTTATGAGAACGAAGAAACTCCCCCAGAACTCACCAGAGTTCCCAGACATTACAGAAtcacttccttcttcctttgcTTGGACattccttgctttctttttaactGGCCCATCACTCTCCAGGGCTCTCTTTTTACTTCTGTCAATTTCTGCAACCTGTGTTAGAAAAGGATGTGTCATCTCTAGTCTCAAAATGTGATGTAcggaaaataatttaaactttacTTCTGAATGACAGTAGGTTCTTGCCATCCACCCTTCATAGAATTGTCTGCTTAGAGCTATGGGTGAACTGTTTTTACCATCATCAAAGATAAGCTGAAGGTCAGGTTATGAGCCTCGGCATCTCAAGCAGTCCTAGAATTAGAACCAAGGTGCTACTTTTCTTCACTTAATCAGCCTTGCCCTATCTCAGATTATGAATCACACTACTTACCTATGTTAAATAGAACACCTTCAAGAAAAAAACTAACATTTAGACAATTAAAGAAGGGTatcatttttgaaatgttaattGTAATTTAACTTTTATGTTCAAACATAAAAGTGGCTTATGTTTTACCACTGAAGATGCCACAAGATTATGGACTGTATGCTGgcagaaaaactgtcaaaaacttAGGTCCTTCACCAAATGACCTCTGAACAGTAGGCGTAAAATAAAATCTTGGTGAATTCATGGAAATGTAGACTATGgtcaaaaaacaaagacaggaGAGAAGCAATTCTCtatagaagaaatataaatgaaggGAACAAAATTTTGAAGCAGCCAAGCTGTCACCTGCTTTAAAACCTGGAGGGTTACTTAAAAGCCAATCTACAACTCCCTGCCACATTTTCAGTTTGACAAATGCTGTACCAGGGAGCCCCAGTGAGGGCTCACCCTTAGGCTTTCCTCTGTGGCAGTGTTCCtggtcaaaaacaaaacaaaactattttactCAAAGGATGGCAAGCAACATGAAGGTCCCAACGACTAGCACATCTGTATCGTCTAAAGAAACTTTATCCACTCAAATCGTGTATCAGACTTTATAATCTGAACCACAAGGGGTAGGTACAGTCACCAGGGAACCGCACCTAAGTCATGACTTTTACTGGTAATCAACCAAAACATTGAGCAAGGCTGTTGCAACCCTAAAAACTGGAGATTTAACGCCAGTTTTCATCCGGTCACCTAACTAAACACATACAAATGAACAAAGCTCTTCTTCAACCctcaattcagaaaaaaaaaggtggggggggggggcaggtagAATGGAGATTAAAAGAGGTATCCTCTGACCCTACCCATCAGAATGGGAGTCAAGAGACCTGAGTTTCTGTCTCAGGGCAGCCATTAAGAGTTGGTGTGACCCTAACCTCAAAACTAACACCGTAAGTGtgagtgtgaagtgaaagtcgctcattggtgtccgagtctttgcgaccccatgaacttctccatggaatgctccaggccagaatactggagtgggtagcctttcccttctccgggggatcttcccaacccagggatcgaacccatgcagcattgcaggcagattctttaccagctgagccacaagggaagccctgtaagaAGGGCACCTAGGATGGAGGCGGGCCTACCTCTTCCTACCTTCTCCTTCCTGGGCCCCGCCCCGTTCCCGTCTGGCCCAGTCACCTCGTCGATTCTCGCGCACAGTCCCCGCCTCATCCCGCCCCACCCACAAACGCTGCCTCCGCCCGTCTGGCCCCGCCCCCTTTCCCCGATGGCCCCGCCCTGTCCTGGACCGAACCCACCACGTGTGGCTGCAACTGCGGCGGGAGCGTGGACGCTAGAGGCGCCGCGGAGTCAGAGTCAGGGTCCGCCTTCTCGGCTGCACCCGCTGGGGATGCGGTGGATTTCAGGCTTCCCGTAGACTGGAAGAATCTGCTTAAAACAGCCTGCCTTGcagacgctgggctggaggaggccgGCTTCCGGCGCGACATCGCAAGGCCAGGAGTCAACAGCCCGAGAGCCGGGCCGAGCCGGGAGCGCGGGCCCGCGGCCGCAGTTCCCGGGGCGTCTGCAGGCGCGAGCACGTCGTGACCCGGCGCTgcgccggggcggggggcgggccgggggcgcgGTCTCGCCTGCACAAATAGGGCTGGAGGGGCGGGGCGACCAAAATTTCGCGCCAAGGTGGCTGACCTAGCGGGGTTCGGGGTCCAGCGCTAGCTCGCAAGTGTTTCCTGCAGCTGTCATGGTTCGTCCGCTAAACTGCATCGTCGCTGTGTCCCAGAACATGGGCATCGGCAAGGACGGGAACCTGCCCTGGCCTCCACTCAGGTATCTGCTGAGCCCCGGGGGGTGGGTGGGTCGAGAGTGTTGGACCGGAGCTGGCGCCAGCGGCCTTTGATCGGGACACCTGGGCCGGGTCGGGCCGACGCTGGGAGAAGAAGGGGTCGTGACCTGAGCTGGCGAGAGCTAAGCTTCGGCTTCCTTCTGCGTCCGGAGCCTGGCGGCAAGTTGTTGATTTAAGTCCCGCTCCAGCTGCCCGGCTGTACCTTTACTTCCGGCTCCTACCCCCGGGAGCAAAATCCCAGCCCTGGAagttcttcccccacccccgcaacCAGCGCCCGGTTTGTTGGGGGCTTTAGAGCTTAAGCCCATGGGATCACATTCTGAGTAACTGCGTGTTTTTCTTAACTTGTAGAAATGAATTCAGGTATTTCCAAAGAATGACTACAGTCTCTTCAGTAGAAGGTAATGTGGCATTTTTATGTGCTTCAAGTTTGCGAAAGGTCTTGCCTGAGGAAGCTTACCAGTGCAAATTTTACTTAAGTGAAAAGTTTCTCATGTTAGTCTGGGACCTTTTGTCTTAACATCAATGTGTACACATTTCCCAAGACTTATtaaacattccttaaaaaaaagtttatttgaaattttatgtgGGCGCGTATAATTCAGGTATTGGGCAAAATTGGAAGCTAGGTAAAGTCTTCTGCGGAGGTCAGCGCCCGCAAAGGAGAATGGAAGAGGCTTTTGAAATCGCTGCTGCTGTAGGATGATAATGCCTGAGTAGCAATGGAGAGGACAAAGGGCAAAAAACGGTTGCAAGATACTCGATTTGGAGATCCGAAAGTTGAAGGTGGTGCAGTGAGGCAAGTATGAACTCTCAGATTTCCAATTTGATAGTCTGAGTGACATGGAAAATAGTGGGCAGCTCTAATGATGATGATTTTGAAGTGCTTGTAGGATATCCGACAACTTCAGGCCCTGGGAAGGAGGTGAATTGAGCCACTGGTAAGAAGAGGATAACTAGGGAAAAGAACATGGGCATGAGGGAGAGGACCATTTAAAACCTAAGAGGAGTGTATCTTTGTTCATTGGAGGAGCAATAGCAGAGTAAACAGGGGAACCATAAATCAGAAAGGAGCAGATGCAGCATAACTGTAACTTCTCGGATAAAAGGTCCTTGGATTTGGCCCTTGAATCACTGGTTGAGACAAGATGACAAGAGCTTTAAGGCAAAGGATTGACAGGAACACTCTCAAGAATCCTAAGTAAGGCCTGCTAATAAGATCATCCTATgcctgtttgcttgttttcagtAAATATAGTATTtcttggatgaatgaatgaaagggtaCCAAGGCTGTCTTGGCTGTCTCCCTATGTCCTTCATTTATCATTTCTACCTTAGTTGTTAGATCGGGTCTGTGCCATTTTCCTCATCAGAATTCCTCACCTGTTGGTTCCATTATCTTTAATAGTTGATAATCTCCTTATTGAACACACAAAGTTTTGTCCTTGAAAATATAGTGTATATTATATAAGGGTTCTCTGAATTACGGGCTGGGGGGGGTGTTTAttcttggagaaaaataaaatttttttcagtttgcagtttgtaaatttcatgtttttgttttgaaaaaatcaaACTAATGATGATTCTTTAAGAAAATAGATACATGCACTGCTTTGATAGTCTCTCAGAACATATTAAGAATCATAGAAATGTATATGTTCCTTTGATCCAGATATTCAGCTCCCAAGGTTTTTCCCTCCTAAGtaattaaacaaaaatggaaGCTACATATGTAAAGTTTTTATAGAAGCAGTATACTTGAAAGAGAAGCATAGAGGCACAATTGATAATGTTTTAAACTCATTGCTTGGAATATTAAGCAGCtatctttaagaaaaattactgtaatttaaatatataaagtatacaaatacaaataatgtatatatgtgaaagtcgctcagtcatgtccagttctttgcgaccccatggactatatagtccatggaattctccaggccagaataccggagtgggtaccactcccctctccagaggatcttcccaacccagggatcaaacccaggtctcctacattgcaggcgaattctttaccagctgagccaccagaagtgaagtgaagtcgctcagtcatgtccgattctttgcgacaccatggactgtagcctaccaggctcctttgtccataagattttccaggcaagagtactggagtgggttgccatttccctctccagggaatcttcccgactcagggatcaaacccaggtctcattataggcagacgctttaccatctgagccaccagggaagcccttaaataccCATAACAAAAAATAAGTCTTAAATACCCATAACAACTCTACAAGCAGGAActattgttatctccattttataggtaaggaaaATAAGGCACAGGAAATAAACATGACTTGCTTAGTAGATGACAGAATACATTCAATTTTAGCACTTCATCCCAGTATCTTTGCTTTTAACTACTATAATATACATGATTACAGTTGATTAAAGCTATATATTGGTTATAAATTGGCTAAAGCCAAAGGGAATAGTAGTTACTAGACTTAGATAGTGGATGACAAATGATATATTTTGGTAaagctgttttaaattttaatttttaaagcagaacCACTAGgtgtcaaattttaatttttaaagcagaacCACTAGGTGTCACTATGACcatcatttctatgcatatatgtataagtatataaaaatatatatgtatgctcccaaaatatatttattctttccatGTGACTTTAAAGGTAAACAGAATTTGGTGATTATGGGTAGGAAGACCTGGTTCTCCATTCCAGAGAAGAATCGACCTTTAAAGGACAGAATTAACATAGTTCTCAGTAGAGAACTCAAGTAAGTACCATAACATAAATTCACCACAAGAAAATCGTGTTCCATTTTTTATGGTAGAGGTTTAGTATATGACTGAAATAGTATGAATGTTACTATGGATGAAACTACTTAATATCATAAAGGTGATTACAGAAAATCAAGTAGCAGTTATTTATGCCTCATGACAGTAACTTATTCTGTTACTCAAGGGATTGATTTCATCACTTGACAAGTTACATTAAATCTAACTATGATAATAGATTTGCAAGTTGAACCATTATTCAGTAAACTTAAATATCAGTTATATAATGTAACTTAAGAAATTCTAGTTTCACATAAAATCAAAATACATATGTTTTGGAACTTGCCAAAATTAAGTGGTTAGGTTATCCTTtctctgtgaaagtgaagtcactcagtcgtgtccgactctttgcgaccccatggactgtagcctaccaggctcctccgtccatgggattttctaagcaagagtactggagtggggtgccatttccttctccaagagatcttcccaacccagggattgaacccaggtctcctgcattgtaggcagacgctttaccgtctgagccaccaaggaagtaccTATCCCTAAATACACTAAGATGCAAGTTTTAGAATAAGCTAAAAACTGGTCATCTTGTGCTCTGTTATTTCTAGTTTACCACAACACCCAAATAATATTTTGGTTAAAAATTTCAAAGTTTTGAAATGGAAGCACTTCCCAGGAATTCTCACAAGTGTCTTTAGTTGACCTGTGCAAGGAATTTTTCTCTTCACCAATCTAACCTGAGGTGACATCGATCTGGATGCCTGGAAATGCCTTGGGGCCTGGGCAGGGTGAGGAGGAAGAAGTGGTTCAGGTAATACTAGCATTAAGGCCGTTCATGAAGTCAGCGCCAGTGCTTTGTCCCGCACCAAGGCCTCCATGCGTTTACTCCACACGtgctctgttttgtttctttttgttactgTTTACAGTGGTCCTAGCTCACCAAGATAACCTCCTGAACCCCAAgggatttggggggagggggagcacCTGAATTATACCACAAGAGGAAGTTTGGAACTGGCACCGTAATTATTCTCTCTTAAACTAATAATCTAAGCAGAAAAAGAATGCAGTATCCTAGGGTACTGCTTGCTTAAGAACAGGGGTCATGATATTCCTTTCCCACGTGTGTTATTAGGGTGTAACCGGAGCGTCAGACCAGTAGCAGATAGATAGGTAAAAGAATTTTATTGCAAGGAATTATACCATTGTAGGGGCTGGCCAGGCAAATCCAAATACCTCTAGGGCAGACCATCAGGAAGGACAGGCAGGAACTCTAGAAGGGGCTGAAGCTACTTCCCACTGGTGAAATTTCCTCAGGGAAGCCTCAGATCTATTCTTAAGACCTTTCAACCCTTGAATTAGGTCCACCCAGATTAAAGTCAT
This genomic window from Cervus canadensis isolate Bull #8, Minnesota chromosome 4, ASM1932006v1, whole genome shotgun sequence contains:
- the DHFR gene encoding dihydrofolate reductase isoform X2 — translated: MVRPLNCIVAVSQNMGIGKDGNLPWPPLRNEFRYFQRMTTVSSVEGKQNLVIMGRKTWFSIPEKNRPLKDRINIVLSRELKEPPKGAHFLAKSLDDALELIEDPELTNKVDMVWIVGGSSVYKIPRCSLGCPGGKRH